A part of Acidobacteriota bacterium genomic DNA contains:
- a CDS encoding serine hydrolase domain-containing protein yields the protein MQRFRMLMIGWVGLWVWMGQVLACQEEVDLTAQLEDSMSLLGGYGFSGTVLVAMDGEVLLHRGYGWARRDPVVAMQPETRFPVASISKQFTAAAVLKLEEEGKLRASDPISRHLDGVAEDKESITIRQLLSHTSGLPFECGGRPDSMQALLQCLWQAPPGEPGQAQYSNAGYALLAHLVEQVSGQPFKQFVRSRLFQPAAMSESGFIDEPQRFAQGQVAYQYTWNVEHGTEIGSGLNWNLRGSADVVTTAGDLLRWERALTSGKILKADALKKLLQGDGEPGTAAGSGYGWQTDPGGQVQRAGGTFALGFNAVLRRYPSRKAVAVVLSNQNYGLLMPTPLVAETVENLLMGRPPADLPQAAAPPEDLLQQCAGDYQIEDGGRLQVEAFAGNLLISVQGQPAVNWLTVRSAPEARQLQAYTDRALELADALEKRRFGQIAEILGLDEGAEARTETLYRGWIEGLEDGQGQLQSVQVAGTIPQGESSRTYLRLTFEKGSQVRRLRWLGQDLVSIVPGALPLLPTHFRLLSGDKLAGFHLAYGRAVELRIMRDAEGRVSGLELSGPDGKLVALRR from the coding sequence GTGCAGAGATTCAGGATGCTGATGATTGGCTGGGTGGGGCTGTGGGTCTGGATGGGGCAGGTCCTGGCCTGCCAGGAAGAGGTGGATTTGACCGCCCAGCTTGAGGATTCTATGAGCCTGCTGGGTGGCTACGGATTCTCTGGGACGGTGCTGGTGGCGATGGACGGCGAGGTGCTGCTGCACCGCGGCTACGGATGGGCGCGGCGGGATCCGGTGGTGGCCATGCAGCCCGAGACGCGCTTCCCGGTGGCCTCCATCAGCAAGCAGTTCACGGCGGCGGCCGTCCTCAAGCTGGAGGAAGAGGGCAAGCTGCGCGCGTCCGATCCCATCAGCCGTCATCTCGATGGGGTGGCAGAGGACAAAGAAAGCATCACCATCCGCCAACTGCTCTCTCACACCTCGGGACTGCCCTTCGAGTGCGGAGGCCGGCCAGATTCGATGCAAGCGCTGCTGCAATGCCTGTGGCAAGCCCCGCCGGGAGAACCGGGCCAAGCCCAATACTCCAATGCGGGTTATGCGCTGCTGGCTCATTTGGTGGAACAGGTGTCCGGGCAGCCCTTCAAGCAATTCGTGAGAAGCCGCCTCTTCCAGCCGGCCGCAATGAGCGAGAGCGGATTCATCGACGAGCCGCAGCGCTTCGCTCAAGGCCAGGTGGCCTACCAGTACACCTGGAACGTTGAACACGGCACCGAAATCGGTTCCGGCCTCAACTGGAATCTGAGGGGATCGGCTGACGTGGTGACGACGGCGGGCGATCTGCTGCGGTGGGAACGCGCCTTGACCTCCGGCAAGATCCTCAAAGCGGATGCCCTCAAGAAGCTGTTGCAGGGCGACGGCGAGCCCGGCACAGCCGCGGGCAGCGGCTATGGATGGCAGACCGATCCGGGCGGGCAAGTGCAGCGGGCCGGGGGGACCTTTGCTCTCGGCTTCAACGCAGTCCTGCGCCGCTATCCGTCCCGCAAGGCCGTGGCGGTGGTGCTTTCCAACCAGAACTACGGGCTGCTGATGCCGACGCCGCTGGTCGCCGAAACGGTCGAGAATCTTCTCATGGGGCGCCCGCCGGCCGATCTCCCTCAGGCGGCCGCACCCCCTGAGGACTTGCTTCAGCAGTGCGCCGGCGATTACCAGATCGAGGACGGGGGCCGGCTCCAAGTGGAAGCTTTCGCCGGCAACCTCCTGATCAGCGTCCAGGGACAGCCGGCCGTCAACTGGCTGACCGTCCGGTCGGCCCCCGAGGCCAGGCAATTGCAGGCCTACACCGACCGCGCCCTGGAACTGGCCGACGCCCTGGAAAAGCGGCGCTTTGGTCAAATCGCCGAGATTCTGGGCCTCGACGAAGGGGCCGAGGCCCGCACCGAGACCCTCTATCGCGGGTGGATCGAAGGCTTGGAAGACGGTCAGGGCCAACTGCAATCGGTGCAGGTGGCGGGCACGATTCCTCAGGGAGAATCCTCCCGCACCTATTTGCGGCTGACCTTCGAAAAGGGGAGCCAAGTGCGCCGCCTGCGCTGGCTGGGCCAGGATCTGGTCAGCATCGTCCCTGGAGCGCTTCCCCTGCTGCCGACCCATTTCCGCCTCCTCTCCGGCGACAAACTGGCCGGCTTCCACCTGGCTTACGGCAGAGCCGTCGAGCTCCGCATCATGCGTGACGCCGAAGGCAGGGTGTCGGGGCTGGAGCTGTCCGGTCCTGATGGAAAACTGGTGGCCTTGCGCCGCTGA
- a CDS encoding ADOP family duplicated permease — translation MNTVLRGSERIYRLLLYLFPAEMRRRFGRDMAELFRDRMRCALRHGGTAGLLGGWTRSFFDLFSSAFMEHIRQAREKLSWFRAGANSNSGGGRLPLGGGLGHDLRYAFKSLLRNPASSLLVLLTLALGVGANAAMLGLTSRLLLSAPPHVAEGSRVFTLEFAGSDFRGNPVASTTTSYPVYEKLRSSARRLGAVAARHHAEIVLGQSETARKVQACMVSQDYFVLLGVKPQLGRFPSAEEHRPPTGLPVAVLSHAFWQRELAGAGDVIGRSLTLDGTAYTVVGVAPPRFSGDSLQAVDLWVPLLAGMSKRPADWRFSERLQTVTVLARLAPGASAQQAEQEAARILQSARGPMRDWKAGLASLIPGLRLGQRGVTGQISLWLTATAALVFLIALANASTLLLLKTLRRRRQTALRLALGCSRGRIARQFLAESLLLSGAGGLAGLVAAYWCGEMVRRILLPQMVGAGFADSGVLAAAAGGALLAGLWTGLIAVWQSGASSPMTSLRGAGSTLRWRRSRLQAGLLVAQTAVSMLLLVGAGLFLHSLYQLVSQDLGFESQRLALARLEFPASMGPEERDRTYRRLEKQAERMPEVTEALPVESLPFGPRATFPVGIPGRDADQLFQGQFPRLYGADPGFFQAMGIDILAGRAFTASDRRDAQLVAVVNQSMARAVWPQEDPLGKCLRTGFNTSAWPPQASDDLPCRRIVGVAADTRPQRLRLEQENTAMQYYLPFEQLPEVPGPPRSRVWSLLVRTEGHAEAHLARLQEALRRSLPSTHYEYLEVRPYAELMDPQIRPFRLGAALFSLFGALALAMAAVGLYGVLAYSVAQRRPEIGVRMALGAASGRVARLIALQGLRVAFVGVVLGGAAALAAAPLLSSQLYRTRPYDPWILSAAVLTLTAAALLASLLPAWRASRTDPNQVLRTE, via the coding sequence ATGAACACCGTCCTGCGGGGATCGGAACGGATCTACCGCCTGCTGCTTTACCTCTTTCCCGCCGAGATGCGCCGGCGATTCGGACGCGACATGGCGGAACTCTTCCGCGACCGCATGCGTTGTGCGCTGCGTCATGGCGGAACGGCCGGATTGCTGGGCGGATGGACGCGCTCCTTCTTCGACCTGTTCAGCAGCGCCTTCATGGAGCACATCCGCCAAGCCAGGGAAAAGCTGTCCTGGTTTCGAGCCGGGGCCAACTCCAACTCCGGCGGCGGACGCCTGCCGCTGGGCGGAGGACTGGGCCACGACTTGCGCTATGCCTTCAAGTCGCTGCTGCGCAACCCCGCTTCATCGCTATTGGTGCTTCTGACCCTGGCGCTGGGAGTGGGCGCCAACGCCGCCATGCTGGGCCTGACCAGCCGTCTGCTGCTGAGCGCCCCGCCTCACGTGGCCGAGGGAAGCCGTGTCTTCACACTTGAGTTCGCGGGCAGCGACTTCAGGGGAAATCCGGTGGCCAGTACCACCACTTCCTATCCCGTCTACGAGAAGCTTAGAAGCTCGGCCCGCCGCCTGGGCGCCGTGGCCGCCCGCCACCACGCGGAAATAGTGCTGGGACAGTCAGAAACGGCCCGCAAAGTCCAGGCTTGCATGGTTTCGCAGGACTACTTCGTCCTCTTGGGCGTCAAGCCTCAACTGGGCCGTTTTCCCTCTGCGGAAGAGCACCGGCCGCCCACGGGTCTTCCGGTGGCTGTCCTCAGTCACGCGTTCTGGCAGCGGGAGCTGGCCGGCGCAGGCGACGTTATCGGACGCAGCTTGACCCTGGACGGCACGGCCTACACCGTCGTCGGCGTGGCGCCGCCGCGATTCAGCGGCGACAGTTTGCAGGCGGTCGACCTGTGGGTGCCCCTGCTGGCAGGCATGTCCAAGCGTCCTGCCGACTGGCGCTTTTCCGAGAGGTTGCAGACCGTCACCGTGCTGGCACGCCTGGCTCCAGGGGCTTCGGCTCAGCAGGCGGAGCAGGAAGCGGCCCGCATCCTGCAAAGTGCTCGCGGCCCCATGCGCGACTGGAAGGCGGGTCTGGCTTCGCTCATCCCCGGCCTGCGATTGGGGCAGCGCGGCGTCACCGGACAGATCTCGCTGTGGCTCACGGCCACAGCGGCCTTGGTCTTCCTCATCGCTCTGGCCAACGCCTCCACTCTGCTATTGCTGAAGACGCTGCGCCGTCGCCGGCAGACCGCGCTGCGCCTGGCGCTGGGGTGCAGCCGAGGACGCATCGCGCGCCAGTTTCTGGCCGAGAGCCTGCTGCTTTCCGGCGCCGGAGGACTGGCCGGACTGGTGGCGGCCTACTGGTGCGGCGAGATGGTGCGGCGCATTCTCCTGCCCCAGATGGTGGGCGCCGGCTTTGCCGATAGCGGCGTGCTGGCGGCCGCCGCCGGGGGCGCTTTGCTGGCGGGTCTTTGGACGGGGCTGATCGCCGTCTGGCAAAGCGGCGCGTCCTCGCCGATGACTTCGCTGCGCGGCGCGGGAAGCACCTTGCGCTGGCGCCGCTCCCGCTTGCAGGCCGGTTTGCTGGTGGCTCAGACCGCTGTTTCCATGCTGCTGCTGGTGGGAGCCGGACTCTTCCTGCACAGCCTATATCAACTGGTCAGCCAGGACCTGGGATTCGAAAGCCAACGCCTGGCGCTGGCCCGGCTGGAGTTTCCCGCTTCCATGGGCCCCGAAGAGCGCGACCGAACCTACCGCCGTCTTGAAAAGCAGGCCGAGCGGATGCCCGAGGTGACCGAGGCACTGCCCGTCGAGTCCCTGCCCTTCGGCCCCCGCGCCACCTTTCCCGTGGGAATTCCCGGACGCGACGCCGACCAGCTTTTTCAGGGGCAGTTCCCCCGCCTCTACGGGGCCGATCCCGGCTTCTTCCAGGCCATGGGGATCGACATTCTGGCGGGACGGGCTTTCACTGCTTCCGATCGCCGCGACGCCCAATTGGTGGCGGTCGTCAATCAGTCCATGGCGCGCGCGGTGTGGCCGCAGGAAGATCCCTTGGGCAAGTGCCTGCGCACTGGCTTCAATACCTCGGCGTGGCCGCCCCAAGCCAGCGACGACCTGCCCTGCAGGCGCATCGTGGGGGTGGCGGCCGACACCCGTCCTCAGCGCCTGCGCCTGGAGCAGGAGAACACCGCCATGCAGTACTACCTGCCCTTCGAGCAGCTCCCCGAAGTTCCCGGTCCGCCCCGCTCGCGGGTGTGGAGCCTGCTGGTGCGGACCGAGGGCCACGCCGAGGCCCACCTGGCCCGGCTGCAGGAGGCATTGCGCCGTTCCCTTCCTTCCACCCACTACGAGTACCTCGAAGTCCGCCCCTACGCCGAGCTGATGGACCCGCAGATCCGGCCCTTCCGTCTGGGAGCGGCCCTTTTCAGCCTCTTCGGCGCTTTGGCGCTGGCCATGGCCGCCGTGGGACTCTATGGCGTGCTGGCCTACTCGGTGGCCCAGCGCCGTCCTGAAATCGGCGTGCGCATGGCCTTGGGCGCCGCCTCGGGACGGGTGGCCCGCCTCATCGCCCTGCAAGGACTGCGGGTGGCCTTTGTGGGCGTGGTGCTGGGCGGCGCCGCGGCACTCGCCGCCGCTCCCCTGCTCTCTTCTCAGCTTTACCGCACCCGGCCCTACGATCCTTGGATCCTCTCAGCCGCCGTCCTGACCTTGACGGCAGCCGCCTTGCTGGCCTCCCTGCTGCCCGCCTGGCGCGCCTCCCGCACCGACCCCAACCAGGTGCTGCGCACCGAATAA
- a CDS encoding ABC transporter permease, producing MMGQFWADVRSGARQILRAPGISLAVIAALGLGIGANTALFSVVDGVLLRPLEYRDGERLVMLWERNDAQGLEHQELSPVNFVDYADLKQVFTDAAGWWRPDLNLTDESGEPIRVRTIETSANIFQVVGVDPLIGPGFEEGDDAPDHKSAIVIDYGLWQSRYGGDPGVIGKPVQLDARPFTIKGVMPPGFSFPGETQVWMALTWQPERHSRAAHFFESVARLKEGVTLQQAQSELDALSRRLAEENPRTNRDWTVQAVALRDELVGSVRPALLLLLGAVALVLLIACANIANLLLARGAARGKEIAVRAAMGAGRARILRLLLTESVLLALAGGLAGLALAWAALRSLVGLVPVDIPRLDQASLDWRVLAFSLGLSLLTGLVFGSIPAWRASRRDLQPLLQSGTRGSSGTASSRLRGALVVGEMALATMLLAGSGLLLQSFLALMQEDPGFRHESVSSINVQLPRRAYPESERVAAFFRQLTTSLRENSALRQVAATSFLPFDSGWRVPYEIEGRSYGDANDRPQAQHVTVTPGYFETMGIPLLKGRVFEESDQADTQAVIVINQAMAEQMWPGEDPLDEVITSYARGFGPLGTTLIEDSRYRIAGVVADVKNRRLTEAAEPTIYYNYGQFPYRDMHLVVRSSLTHSDLRAVTASQVRSQDASLPVGEVRPLQELVAGSVSRPRFLLQLLTAFAALAMLMAALGIYGVLSFNVRQRRQEIGVRLALGAGRGDVVRLVVRQGLQWSVLGLLLGIGAAYLLARSLAGLLYGVQPADPLTLAATAAILLACALAASYLPARRATSIDPLLALRSD from the coding sequence ATGATGGGACAATTCTGGGCAGACGTGCGTTCTGGAGCGCGGCAGATTTTGCGGGCTCCGGGGATTTCTCTGGCGGTGATTGCGGCCTTGGGACTGGGCATCGGGGCCAACACGGCGCTCTTCTCGGTGGTGGACGGCGTGCTGCTGCGTCCGCTGGAATATCGGGATGGCGAGCGGCTGGTGATGCTGTGGGAGCGCAATGACGCGCAGGGGCTGGAACACCAGGAGCTGTCTCCGGTCAATTTCGTCGATTACGCCGATTTGAAGCAGGTCTTCACCGATGCCGCGGGATGGTGGCGTCCCGACCTCAACCTGACCGACGAAAGCGGCGAGCCCATCCGCGTCAGGACTATCGAGACCTCAGCCAACATCTTCCAGGTGGTGGGCGTCGACCCGCTGATCGGACCCGGATTCGAGGAAGGCGACGACGCCCCCGATCACAAGTCGGCCATCGTCATCGACTACGGGCTGTGGCAAAGCCGTTACGGCGGCGACCCGGGGGTGATCGGAAAGCCTGTGCAACTCGACGCCCGGCCCTTCACCATCAAAGGCGTCATGCCCCCCGGCTTCAGTTTTCCCGGCGAGACCCAAGTGTGGATGGCCCTGACCTGGCAGCCGGAAAGGCACTCGCGGGCGGCCCACTTCTTCGAATCGGTGGCCCGCTTGAAAGAGGGCGTGACGCTTCAGCAGGCCCAGTCCGAATTGGACGCCCTCAGCCGCCGTCTGGCCGAGGAGAACCCCCGCACCAACCGCGACTGGACGGTGCAAGCCGTGGCCCTGCGCGATGAGCTGGTGGGATCGGTGCGTCCGGCTCTGCTTCTCCTGCTGGGGGCGGTGGCGCTGGTGCTGCTGATCGCCTGCGCCAATATCGCCAATCTGCTGCTGGCGCGGGGAGCTGCGCGGGGCAAGGAAATCGCCGTGCGGGCCGCCATGGGCGCCGGACGCGCACGCATCCTGCGCCTGCTGCTGACCGAGAGCGTCCTGCTGGCCTTGGCCGGCGGCCTGGCGGGACTGGCCCTGGCCTGGGCGGCGCTGCGTTCGCTGGTGGGACTGGTGCCGGTCGATATCCCGCGCCTCGATCAAGCCAGCCTGGACTGGAGGGTGTTGGCCTTCTCGCTGGGCTTGAGCTTGCTCACAGGACTGGTTTTCGGCTCCATCCCGGCATGGCGGGCCTCACGCCGCGACCTGCAGCCGCTTTTGCAGTCGGGAACCCGGGGCAGCTCCGGCACCGCCTCCAGCCGCCTGCGGGGAGCGCTGGTGGTGGGAGAGATGGCTCTGGCCACCATGCTGCTGGCCGGTTCGGGACTGCTGCTGCAATCCTTCCTCGCCCTCATGCAGGAAGATCCCGGATTCCGCCACGAGAGCGTCAGCAGCATTAACGTACAGCTTCCTCGGCGCGCCTACCCTGAGAGCGAGCGGGTGGCCGCCTTCTTCCGCCAATTGACCACGTCGCTGCGCGAGAACTCGGCGCTGCGCCAGGTGGCGGCCACCAGCTTCCTGCCCTTTGACAGCGGCTGGCGCGTCCCCTACGAGATCGAGGGACGTTCCTACGGCGACGCCAATGACCGTCCTCAGGCCCAGCATGTCACCGTCACGCCGGGCTATTTCGAGACCATGGGCATCCCCCTGCTCAAGGGACGGGTCTTTGAAGAGAGCGACCAGGCCGATACCCAGGCGGTCATCGTCATCAACCAGGCCATGGCCGAGCAGATGTGGCCGGGAGAGGACCCGCTGGACGAAGTGATTACCTCCTACGCACGCGGATTCGGCCCGCTGGGAACGACCCTGATCGAGGATTCGCGCTACCGGATCGCCGGAGTCGTAGCCGACGTCAAGAACCGCCGGCTCACCGAAGCCGCCGAGCCCACCATCTACTACAACTACGGGCAATTCCCTTATCGCGACATGCACCTTGTGGTGCGCTCCAGCCTGACTCACTCCGATCTGCGGGCCGTGACGGCTTCGCAGGTGCGCAGCCAGGACGCCTCGCTGCCGGTGGGCGAGGTGCGTCCGCTGCAAGAACTGGTGGCCGGATCGGTCTCGCGTCCCCGCTTCCTGCTGCAACTGCTGACCGCCTTCGCCGCCCTGGCCATGCTCATGGCTGCGCTGGGGATATACGGCGTGCTTTCCTTCAACGTGCGTCAGCGCCGCCAGGAAATCGGCGTCCGCCTGGCGCTGGGAGCGGGCCGCGGCGACGTGGTCAGACTGGTGGTGCGCCAGGGACTTCAATGGAGCGTCCTGGGCTTGCTTCTGGGAATCGGGGCCGCCTACCTGCTGGCACGCTCCCTGGCCGGCTTGCTCTACGGCGTCCAGCCGGCCGATCCGCTGACCTTGGCAGCCACGGCCGCCATCCTGCTGGCCTGCGCCCTGGCCGCCAGCTATCTCCCCGCCCGCCGCGCCACCTCCATCGACCCCCTGCTGGCCCTGCGCAGCGACTGA
- a CDS encoding hemolysin family protein: MTALVVTVSVAISISALCSLLEAVLYAVPDSHVESLVKSGRSGAQALQRLRSDIDRPIIAILSLNTISNTAGAAVAGAFAAAALGSEWLGLFSALFTLAILLFSEVIPKTVGVVHSRRLAPLVAWPLLVLVRVFAPLILFCGLATRLVTRGKPAATVSEEEILSVARLGLRAGAINKDEAEVIENILTLPSKTARQIMTPRAVVFSLSAQAPLLEVRRMKDIQQHSRIPVFDEGEKDIIGMVHRREILAHEDDLPNVTVRQLTRPVHFVSDTTLLDALLKMFLERRRHMFVVLNEFADFAGVVTLEDVLEEILGQEIVDESDQVEDLRQLARERRKKAIEK, from the coding sequence ATGACAGCCTTAGTCGTGACCGTGTCGGTCGCCATCTCTATCTCGGCTCTCTGCTCGCTGCTGGAAGCGGTCCTCTACGCCGTGCCCGACAGCCACGTGGAGTCGCTGGTCAAGTCAGGCCGTTCGGGAGCACAGGCGTTACAGAGGCTGCGCTCGGACATCGACCGCCCCATCATCGCCATTCTTTCCCTCAACACCATCTCCAACACCGCGGGAGCGGCGGTTGCGGGAGCTTTTGCCGCAGCAGCCCTGGGCAGTGAGTGGCTGGGACTGTTCTCCGCCCTCTTCACACTGGCGATCTTGCTTTTTTCCGAAGTCATTCCCAAGACGGTCGGGGTGGTCCACAGCCGCCGGCTGGCTCCGCTGGTCGCCTGGCCTCTGTTGGTGCTGGTGAGAGTCTTCGCGCCGCTGATCCTGTTCTGCGGCCTGGCGACTCGCCTGGTGACGCGGGGAAAGCCCGCCGCCACCGTTTCGGAAGAGGAAATCCTCTCGGTAGCCCGGCTGGGACTGCGGGCCGGGGCCATCAACAAAGATGAAGCGGAGGTCATCGAAAACATCCTGACTCTTCCCTCCAAGACAGCCCGCCAAATCATGACGCCGCGGGCTGTGGTCTTCTCCCTCAGCGCCCAAGCACCTCTTCTCGAAGTCCGCAGGATGAAGGATATTCAGCAGCACAGCCGCATCCCGGTGTTTGACGAGGGCGAGAAGGACATCATCGGAATGGTCCACCGGCGCGAAATACTGGCTCACGAAGACGACCTCCCCAATGTCACGGTGCGCCAGTTGACGCGTCCTGTCCACTTTGTTTCCGACACCACCCTGCTGGACGCACTGCTGAAGATGTTCTTGGAGCGCCGCCGGCACATGTTCGTGGTGCTCAACGAGTTCGCCGACTTCGCCGGAGTGGTCACCCTGGAGGACGTACTGGAGGAGATCCTGGGACAGGAAATCGTAGATGAGTCGGACCAGGTGGAGGACCTGCGCCAACTGGCCCGGGAGCGCCGTAAAAAGGCGATCGAGAAATAA
- a CDS encoding VOC family protein, producing MSDEKIVPCLWFDDQAEEAAGFYAQTFPDSRIGVMSYFPESADNPSDKPPGSVLTVEFELAGQRFTALNGGPQFTINPSISFFVFNQTAEGTDRLYAALAQGGEELMPLGEYPWSQRYGWVKDRFGVSWQVMTGHRRPGGSAIAPCFMFAGAQQGRAEEAIQTYTEIFPQSKVDSLARYTAEEGTEGTIKHGRFILAGQDMVAMDSHIDHGFAFNEALSLQVMCRDQAEVDRYWAALSEDGEEGPCGWLKDRFGVSWQVVPEEALQWLTSDDAQARDRAFQAMLPMKKLDVATLRAAFEGADE from the coding sequence ATGAGCGACGAAAAGATCGTGCCTTGCCTCTGGTTCGATGACCAGGCCGAAGAAGCGGCCGGCTTCTACGCCCAGACCTTTCCCGACAGCCGCATAGGTGTCATGTCCTACTTCCCCGAGTCCGCCGACAACCCTTCGGACAAGCCGCCCGGCAGCGTCTTGACCGTCGAGTTTGAACTGGCGGGACAGCGTTTTACGGCACTCAACGGAGGGCCGCAGTTCACCATCAACCCCAGCATTTCCTTCTTCGTCTTCAACCAGACGGCAGAGGGGACGGACAGGCTCTACGCGGCGCTGGCCCAAGGGGGCGAGGAATTGATGCCTCTGGGCGAGTATCCCTGGAGCCAACGCTACGGCTGGGTCAAGGACCGCTTCGGCGTCTCCTGGCAAGTGATGACTGGACACCGCCGTCCCGGAGGCTCGGCCATCGCACCCTGCTTCATGTTCGCGGGAGCCCAGCAGGGACGGGCGGAAGAAGCCATTCAAACCTACACTGAGATCTTTCCCCAATCGAAGGTGGACAGCCTGGCTCGCTACACCGCTGAAGAGGGCACCGAGGGGACCATCAAGCACGGCCGCTTCATCCTGGCCGGGCAGGACATGGTGGCCATGGACAGCCACATCGACCACGGCTTCGCCTTCAACGAGGCTCTCTCGCTGCAGGTCATGTGCCGGGATCAAGCCGAAGTCGACCGCTACTGGGCGGCTCTCTCCGAAGATGGCGAAGAAGGCCCCTGCGGATGGCTCAAAGACCGTTTCGGGGTCTCCTGGCAGGTCGTGCCGGAGGAGGCTCTGCAATGGCTGACCAGCGATGACGCCCAAGCCCGCGACCGCGCCTTCCAGGCCATGCTGCCCATGAAAAAGCTCGACGTCGCCACCCTCAGAGCCGCCTTCGAAGGAGCGGACGAATAG